The Mangrovimonas cancribranchiae nucleotide sequence TACCAGCATCGATTTGCTTTTTGTAATTGATGATATTTGAGCCCGTTTCGTGGTATCCTATAATTTTCACATCGTTTTTATTGGCATAATCGACTACTTTATTGTAATCAAAATCGTCTGTTGGTTGCGTAAAACTAAATTCATGCATTTTGTTTTCGTACCAAGTTGGTGTCCAACCTTTGTTCCAGCCTTCAATTAACATATGATGTACGCCTAGTTTTTTGGTTTGATCAATATATTCTAAAGAGTTTTCGGTACTAGCGCCATGTTTTGGTCCTTCGTAAAAGGTATATTTACTAATATGCATACCCCACCAAATGCCTGTGTATTTATACGTTTCGATGTAACTTAAATCGTCTAATTTGTTTGGTTCATTTAAATTCAACACTAAATATGAATCAATTAAATCGCCAGGTTTTTCGGCAATTTGAAGTGTACGCCATGGTGTTTGAAACGAATCGGTAGTACGTACTTTTACGCCATCGCTCCATGGCATAAGATCTAAATCTAAATGTGTACCTTGTTTTTTAGCAACTGTGTAGCTTGCATAATTTTTTAAATCGGCTTCGTGTAAGCTTAAATATAATCCACCATTACTTTTAATAGTATATGGTGTGTGAACAGAATCGATTTGGCTTACTTTTGTTTGTGTAAACAAATGCTCGTAACGATTGGTTTTGTATGCAGGAATCCACCAAGAATCGCCATCGTCTTTTAAATTAAATTCGGTAAGCTCGTTCATGATGAAAATACTATCCTGAACATTTTGCTTTGGAAATATGTAACGAAAAGCCACACCATCGTCGAACGCACGGAACTCGATGTTTAATTTGCGTTTAGCATTTGTTTTTTCTTGTAACTCGACTAAAAGTCCGTTGTAATTGTTGCGAATATTATGTTTTTCGCCCCATACTTGTTCCCAAGTTTCATCGAAAGCCATTTCTTTAGTATTCACAACTTCTAAATTGCTAGCTAATGAATCGTTGTTTTTAAAGACAAAACCCAATTTCGAAGGTGTTAGCACTTCTTTATCACCATGGTTAACCATATAAGTTGGCATTCCATTATCTAAAGTAAATGTTATTGTATTTGCCTTTTCCGGCGATTGTAACACGTATTGTGTTGGCGTTTTGGTTTCTTTTTCACATGAAAAGAAAGCTACGGTTAGTAATAAAACTAAGAGAAAACGTTGTGTCATTGTTTAGTGGTTTATATTAAATTATTCCTGTTATTTTTTAATTGCTTTGTATTTAAAATTCTTAAAAGTCACCTCGCCTTCACCTATGGCAACCAAGCCAATTCGCAAGCTTAAAAAACCGCTTAATACGTTATGGTGATAACCAGAAACCTCTAAAGAACTTTCAATTTTCTGCCATGTTTTACCATCTAAACTATAATACATATCGACGATATGATTATTGTTTTCAATTTTTAGAAAAACTCGGCGATTAATTACATTTTTTTCGGTTACAAATTGCCAGCCTCTTAAGTTAGCTATGATGTTATTTTTGTCGGCTAAAACCCCTGAGGATCCTTTTTCGTTATAAAACATAACCAAACCGCCTACAGCACCGTCCTTTAATTCTATCTCTACTTGAGCTGAATATGAATGATGTGCAGGAATAATAAGCAGGGGAGAACTTTCTGGTATTGAGTTACCTTTTGCTTTAATAGTTAAACTATTATTTTTTACTTGAAATCTATTGGCATCATAATTTTTAAAGAATTTCCATTTTGGATGTAAAGAATTGCCCTCAAAATTATCACTAAGTCTATAATCTGATTTAAACTCAGGTAAGTTAGGTTTGTTTAAAGGCTTTTCTAAATCGAAATCATTTGGTAGTTTAAACCAGCCATCATCGGTCCATTCAACAGGTGCTAACAAGGTTTGTCTTCCCATGTTATAGTGATCCTTTTCATACCCATGAAACACCATCCACCAATCGTTAGGTTTAGCCTCGATAATTGTAGCATGACCAACCGACCACCATTTATCTTGTTGACTTTCGGCTCTAATAATCGGGTTATATGGTGAATTTTCCCAAGGGCCAAGTGGTGATTTAGATCGCGCTGATATAACCATATGTCCCGTTGCTGGTCCAGCTGTACCACCTTCAGCAACCGTTATATAATAATAGTCGCCGCGTTTAAAAAACTTAGGACCTTCAAGGCAAAAACATTCAATGGTCCAGTCCCTAGGAATTTCCCAACCGTCATACGAAGGTTTAAAATCACCAATAACAGATAAGCCGTCTTTCGATAAAGGCACATAGCCACCATCGTTAAAGTATAAATAGCGATTACCATCATCATCGGCAACATGCCCTGGATCTATACGCCCTATTTTTAAGTCGATTGGATCGCTCCACGGTCCAGAAATATCATCTGCAACAATGACATAATTAGTGCTATTTACAGGAAGATAAATGTAGAATTTATCGTCATATTTTACTAAATCTGGTGCCCATACCGAGCCTACATTTTTTGTTAAGGGGTTTGCAATAGGATTCCAATTTATCAAATCTTTAGAATGCCAAATGGTTAACCCTGGATAATAATCGAACGACGAATGTACCATGTAAAAATCGTCGCCATCTACCAAAATACTTGGATCTGGATAATCTCCTGAAAAAATAGGATTTATAAATTCACCAGATTCAACTAAATCTTGATTGTATTGTTTTTGTGCGTTTACCACAAATACAGAAAGAATCAACCAAAAACTTAAGGTTAGCCTTTTTTTATGAAATAGAAGGATATTCATTTTACTTATTGTTTAATTAGTTTTAATAGCACCACATCGTTTTCGTTAACAGGAATACTTTTTTCGAATGCTGTGTTTTTAACCTTTATAGTTTCGGTTAACACTGGTTTTCCTGAGCTTATTTCTTTAAGTGCTTTTACTTGCGCTCGTGTTAATTGATTTGGGCTTCCCATATTAAGGTAAGCCGTATAGGCATCGTTATGTTTATAGCCTACTTTATACAACTCTAAAATATAAGTGCCTTTTGAAAGATTAGAAATGTTTACTTGCACATTTCCTTTTGATTTTGAAGGTAATTCTTGTTTGTAGTAGGTTTGATTTAACTCGTTATCACCAGGATGTGTATGGGTAAAATCCCATAACAGGATTTGAACATTGTTATCTGTTTTGGTTGCCCACGATTGTGTATCGGTATTTTTTAGTTCGGTGGTTCCAAGTTTATTCATAAACTCGTACGCATAATAGGCTGGTTTTTTAATGCCCTGATAATTTAACAAACCAAACCCACCGTGAAATGGTGTAAATCTCGGTCCAGCTTCTTCAAAAATATCGGTAAACACCCAATACGACATCGAGTTTGCCGCATGACCTATTTGTTTTATTTTTTGAAGAATATAAGCCGCTTGGTGATAACTATCGTGAATAGGATCGGCTGGTGTATAAGACGAACTCCACTCGGTATAATGCAATTCTAAATGTTGTTTAGAAAGGCTATCCATTTTTTTTCGCACATCAATTACTTCGCCACTTACACTCCATGGATCTTCATTTAAAATGGTTCCTGAAGTTCCTAACTCATCTAAATAACCATGTTTTACGCCGTAGGAATGTGTCGATATATAATCGATTGGCACATTGTTTTTATCTGTAAATTCTATGGTTTCATTTACCCAACCATTACCTGCTGTTGCTGGTCCACCAATACGATACGCTGGATTCACATTTTTTACAGCTCTAGCTGTATAGTCGTATAGTTTAAAATATTCGTTTTGTGTTCCTGACCAAAAGCCATCTAGGTTAGGTTCGTTCCAAACTTCAAAATACCATGTTTTTACTTCATCGCTGCCATAACGTTCTGTCCAGTGTGTTATTAAGTTTTCGATAAGTGCTTGCCATTTATCATAATCGTTTGGAGGTGTTATATTACCTTTCCACCAAAAAATAGTTTTATCGTCGCTTGCCAAATAGTTAGGCATAAAACCAAGTTCGACAAAGGGTTTCATACCAATACTTAATATATAATCGTACAACACATCGATATATTGATAATTGTATTGCGGATTACCATTTTCGTCTTCTTTATAAACCCCCATATCGTCGGTAAGCAAACCATGCATGCGTATGTATTTAAAATCGCAATCTTGCTTTACCATGGCAAGTTGTTGTTGCCAATCGGCTCGTAGACCTTCGTTGGCACGACCTGCACCAATGCACTCTTTAAACATGGTGTTTAACTCGCCCAATGGTTGATTAACATCTACAGAAATAAGTCGCTCGTTTTGACTAAAACTCATTAGTGATAAAAAACAAGTTGATATGAATATTAATACAGATTTCATGTTATTTTGTTATTATTGAAATTTCTTGAGACTTTAACCCTTCGGATGTTACTGTTAATTTTATATTCCCTTGGTTATTTGTTGCTTGGACTATTACTAGACACTTTCCGTTTAAGGCTTTATGCGTGTCTCCTTTAAATGACTCATGATTAGTTGGATTGCCATTAGCTACGCCTACAATTTTGCCCTCGCCTTCAACTGAAAAATGAAGTTGATTTTGCGCTGTTGGTACAATAGTCCCTTTGTCATCAACCACATCAACTGTTACAAACGACAAGTCGTTTCCATTGGCATTAAGAGTTTGCCTATCGGCTGTTAACTTAAGTGTTGATGGTTCACTTGCCGTTTTAATTTCTTTTTCTAAAACCACATGACCATCTTTTCTAGATACAGCTTTTAGTGTTCCAGCTTCAAACGGAATACGCCACATAACATGTAAATCGTCGCCTTCTTTTTTCCGTATGCCTTGCGATTGGTCGTTTACAAATAATTCAACCTCATCGGCATGGTTGTAATACGCCCAAACATCGACAGTTTCTCCTTCGCTCCAATTCCAATGTGGAAACAGATGTAATACATCCTTATCTGTCCACTCGCTTTGGTACATGTAGTACACATCTTTTGGAAAACCAGCCAAATCGACCACTCCAAAATAAGAGCTTCGAGACGGCCAAACATATGGTGTTGGTTCTCCTATATAATCGAAACCTGTCCAGATATACATACCTGATAGAAAATCATATTTTTTAATTATTTTCCAAGTTTCTTCGTGAGTAGAGCCCCAAGGTGTACTCACTTGATCGTAAGCTGAAACGGTATTTCCTAGATTTCCGCCGTCGAAAGGTATATCCCAACGTACTGGCCAGCGTTTTAAGGTATCGGATATTTTATCGTAATAACCACGTGTTTGCAACCCTGAAGTCGTTTCAGTTGCAATAAAAGGTGTATTGGGGAAGTTTTGCTGATGAAATGGATATGTTTGGTGTGCATAATTATACCCTATTATATCTAACTCTCCTGATGCTGCAACGGGATTTAAATGTACGGTAGACGCATCGAACTGCGTTGTAACATCGGTGTTAGGCATATTTACCGGCGGATTCATTGCCACTGTAATTGGGCGCGTGGTGTCTAAACTTCTAACAAGTGCTTTTAACTCTTTTGCAGTTTCAACGCCTTGTTCGTTCCATTGTTCCTGGATTTCATTACCAACACTCCAAATAAAAACACTTGGGTGGTTTCGGTCGCGTTTTATAAAATCTTCAAGGTCTTTTTTATGCCATTTACCCCAATTGTTGGCATAATCGAACTCTGTTTTGGTGTTGTTCCACATATCGAAAGATTCGTCCATAACAATGAAACCCATACTATCGCATAAGTCTAACAGCTCTGGTGTTGGCGGGTTGTGTGCGGTACGAATACCATTTACACCCATATCTTTCATGATTTGTAATTGGCGTTCTAAAGCTCGTGTATTTACGGCTGCGCCTAAAGGCCCTAAATCGTGATGTAAACAAACGCCTTTTATTTTTACTTGCTCACCGTTAAGTAGGAACCCTTTGTTTAAATCGAATTTAAAATATCGAATTCCAAAAGAAGTTTGGTAAGTATCGACCACTTTCTTATCGACTAGTATTTTAGTAATTGCAGTATACAAGTTAGGTGTTTTAATCGACCATAATTCGGGATTTTCTACTGCTAATTCTTGATGAATAGTTTTGTTTTCGTTTTTATTGATTGATAGAGCTGAGCTTGTTGTATTAAGTTCTGTATCGTGATTATAAATTGTGGTTACTATCGTAGCTTCCTTAGCTTCTGAGTTATTATTATTTATATTGATATCGATTGATACCGTTGCTTTTTTATCAGATACTTTTGGGGTTGTAATAAATGTTCCCCATTGGCTAATATGAAGTTTATTGACTGTTTTTAGCCAAACATTCCGGTATATTCCTGAACCTGAATACCACCGTGAATTGGGTTGTTGCGAATTATCGACTTTCACCAACAATTCGTTGTCTTGTCCATTATATTTTAAATATGGTGTTAGGTCGTACTCAAAAGAAATATATCCATTAGGTCGGCTCCCTAAATGATGTCCATTTATCCAAACATCGCTGTTCATATAAACGCCATCAAACTGGATAAAGGTTTCCTTTGAAGCGTCTTTAACTTGAAATGTTTTTTTATACCAACCTAAACCTCCTGGTAAGTATCCGCCGCCTAAATTGGCTGGATTATTTTTGTTAAAACCGCCCTCTATACTCCAATCGTGCGGCACATTTAAGTGTCGCCATACAATATTTTCCGAGAGGGTGTCATCTTCTGTTAAAACAAATTGCCAATCGTTACTAAAGTTAATCTTGCGATTTGCAACTTTGTTTTCGGTTTTCATCTGTTTACAAGATGATAGTCCCAGTAAAAAGACAAAAACACTTAAATATTTTATTTTGAATTGGCAAAACATTATTGTAGTCTGAGAAACCTTTTTAAATTAGGTAAGAAGCAGTAAATAAATACTACTTCTTACCATAAAAAACACTAATTGAAAAAATATATCTAAACAACGTTTAGTATAAAACAATACTATCTATCGTCGCTGTTACTGCTGTCATATCTGGTATATCATTACCCATACCAACAATATCTACAACAAATACAACAGCACCTTCTGCTGCTGTTCCTGGCACATAAGATACTGTATATGTACCATCGCCTGTTACAGTTATATCGGCACCATTACCATTAGGGTTCCAATCGGCATCTGCATAATACATATGTGCATCATAAGAGCCTGTTACTCCAGTACCACTTATGGTAAATGTTACTTCGATAGACGAATTAAAATTTAAATCGGCTGTATTTAAACCTGGATCATTTACTGTGGTTCCAAATTCATTATAGATTTCTAGGCGAAGGTTTCCGTTTCCTTCAAGATCTCCTAAATCTAATTTTGAATTATCAAAAGGGACTTCAGTTCCAGTTTCTTCGCCACCACCGTTACTTGAAACATTTGGTTCTAAGTGAAAAGCAGTGTATTGAGTAGGTTCATTAACATCATCTGCTGCGCCTAACCATAGATCGGAAATATTACCTTCGGAATCTGTTCCTATGTTTAAAATCCTAAGTTCATTATTCGTATCGGGAGCAAAAGACGCCCAATTAATTATAGTGAATGTAGGTACGGTAATATCGAAAGAATAGATTCCTGAGCTATCTATACTATACGTTCCTTCGGTAGTTGTACCATCTGGCGTTACAAACACCACTGAATTATCAGCAGAATCCATAGTCATAGAGAAATCGCCATAAACTGCTGGATCTGGTGTTCCTAACCAATCTGGGTAGTCGCTTGGTACTTGCCAACCATTCATCATAGACCCATCTAAATTGGCCCAATCTATTGGGTTATCTTCAGATAATTTCCACTCTATAGCTGTTGTTGATATAACACCAACGGTATCCTCCCAACCATCTGGTAGTTCTGGTTCTACTGGGCCTTCTTCTTCTGGCACCCAGTTATCGTAATAATCTTGTGAGATAAAGTTATATACAATCATGGCTGGACCTTCGCTTGCACAAGCTCCTATGGCTTCACGAACAACACCTAATTGCATGGTATCTTCGGTTAAAGAGAAAACTGTAATGTTACCCCAGTTAGATACGCAATCGTCGTAACCTACGTTGTGCAACATTTCGGCGTCGAACATAGATAAGGTATATGAATCTACATCTAGATAATATGTTCCTTCTTGTGTTCCTAAAGCTGGTAACGTAAGGTGGTCTACTGTAACATATGGGCCACCATCTAGACTAAATTCCATATAGCCGTAGTCTGCTGCATCCATAATCCAGGTGTTGCTTGGCCAATCTGGATTCCAATTCCAACAGTCGTCACCATAACAACCAGATTCTTGAGATCCGTCTGCAGATGGGCCTCCACCTTCTAGCCAACCGTTATTAGTTCCATAAAAGAACATTGGTCCTGCAAAATATCTAGAAACGCCTTCGCTATCTAAATCTAGAAGCCATCGTTTTGAGTTACCAACACCTCCAGAAAGATTATTCCATAGTTCGTGATCGACATAATTTAAATTGTCATCAGTAACTGTAATAGTAACTGGATCTGCTTCTACAACGCCACCTGCTGTAATGGCAGAAAACTGTATGGTATATTCTCCTGCAAAAGCATATCGTACAGTGACAGATTGTTCTGTTGATCTTCCTGTTCCATAATCCCAAACAGCAACTGTTTCTGGTGTGTTATTGGTTAAAATTACGGTGTTTCCTCCTGGATCTACAGAAAAATCTTGTTCTATAGTGAAGTTCAGTTCAGATTTGCTTAGCTTTTCTCCTAGTTCGTATTCTTGTTCGCTACAAGAAAACGTTAATACTAGCATACTCAGCATTAAAATTTTAACTATAGTTTTCATACTTGATTTTTTAAATTAATATTACCAACCTGGATTTTGCTCTAATGTGCCTCCAGATAAAGTTATTTGTGTATTTGGTATTTGTGATAAGCCTTGCGTTTCAAGAAGGTTACCTCCATCTATGGTTTTAACAGTTTCAATTCCACCATTTAAAAGTGTGGTAGATTCTGCTATTTCCGCTGCTGCTTCACCTACGCCTTGACGTAATAAATCCCAATATCTTATTCCTTCTAAGGCAAATTCTAGATGACGTTCTTCTAAAATATTATCTTGATTAACAGATAATGGTGTGAAGTTATTACCATAAGCGCGTTGTCTTACTTGATCGAAATATTGTTGCGCGCTTCCACTTCCTAATTCTGCTGCCATTAACAAGACATCAGAATATCTTATAGCAAAGTAATCTTGAAAGTTTCCTAATTGGAAATCGGCAGCATTTACTATTTCTGTTGCATCTACTAATGCTCCTGTTTCTGGATCATACTCAGAACGTGGTGTATACTTTTTATTATAATAGCCTGTATATTCACGTTGTCCTTCTATGTTATCGAAAGGAACTTCTTCTTCGTCTACAGCTATTACAGTAGCAAAACGTCTGGAATCGGTATCATCATATAAATCGTATAGTTTTGAGTTTACTGTAACACCCCATCCTCTTCCGTAAGGATAAGACATAAACTCTCGCATACCAAATAAAACCATCCAATGGTTTCCATCTGTATTACCATTGTAATCACTTGTGTATGTATATTTTATTGAAAATACTATTTCTTGATTAGCCTCTCCGACATAAGTTGATTCTTCACCATCAATTTCTGGGCAAGCTGCAGGCCAAAGATTTTTAAAATCGGATACCAAACCATGACCACTTAACGAAATAACATCTTCTAAGTGTGCTAAGGCTTCAGATTGTGAAACTAAGCCAACTAAATCTGACTGCCCATAGTACCCTGTATAATATAGGTACACTCTAGCTAACATGGCTTTAGCTGCCCAACGTGTTACACGTCCATTAGGAACAGCAGAATAACTTTCTTCTGGGATGTTCTCTGAAGCATACATTAAATCTTGAGCTATTACTGTATAAACTTCGTCTGGAGTTGCAGGTGGTATAATATCTTCTGATGGTTCTGTTAATAATGGGATATTCCCCCAAAGTTTCACCATATCGAAATATAAATACGCACGAATAAATCTTGCTTCGGCTTCATAACGATCTCTTGTTTGTTCGTTATTTGTCCAGTCAATTTGATCTATTTTTTGTATTAGTACATTACAACGATATAAGGCTTGATAATATTTTATCCAAGTATCGTTAAACAAGTTTTGGTAACCTGGCGCTCTATTAATATCAAACTCATCTATAGCTTGGTGATTAAATCCATCGTTATTTCCTACACCCCCAAAACAGTCATCAGACATAATTTCTGAAGCTGTATAAATAGATAATCCAGAGGCTCCTGTAACAACTTGTAATCCATCGTAACAACCAACTAAAGCTGCATAAGCATGTTCTGGTATTTGATAATAGTTAGAATCTGTTGGTTCGGTTACTGGCTTTGTGTCTAAAAAGTCATCGGAACAACTTACTATAGTAAGTAGTCCTAAAACAAACATGTATTTATTTAATCTTTTCATGATACAATTTTTTAAAATTTAACATTTAACCCCATCATATAGGTTCTAGGTCTTGGGTAATATCCTATATCTACTCCTGATGTAAATGTTGGACCATATCCTACTTCTGGATCCATACCGTTATATTCTGTAAAAGTAAATAGGTTTAGTGCGGAGAAGTAAATTCGAAGTTGCTCTGCAAACATTGTTTTTTTACTAAATGCTTGTGCTATATCAAACCCTAGGGTTACCGTACTTATTCTTAAGAAATCACCATCTTTTATATAGATATCAGAAAATCGGTTATAGTTTCTATTATCTGTTGTTACTCTTGGCATTGTATTAGATGATCCTGGACCATGCCAGCGATCTAAAATCTGGGTTGTCCAGTTTTGATTTTGCCCTGTATTTCTATATGATTGCACTAATTGATTTCCTGCCACACCATTAGCTTGTAATGAAAAATCCCAAGCCTTATAGTTAGCCCCTATTGAAAATCCGTAAGTAAAATCTGGATTAGGGTCTCCTATTTCTGTTTTATCGTTTTCATTTATCACACCGTCTCCATTTTGATCAACAAGAATTAAGTCTCCTGGTGCAGCATCTGGTTGGATTTGCGTTCCATTTGACGATACATAACTATCTATTTGTTGTTGTGTTTGAAAAACACCTCCTGTTTCGTACCCCCAGAAATACCCCATTGGGTGCCCATCTTCGGCACGATAAAATATTGGTGAGTTATCCCATAATTGATTAGGATCCCCATTTATAACACCACTTTCGTTTGGTATTTGTTGTACTTCATTTTTATTATAAGCGCCATTAAAGCTTACATTATAACTAAAGTCATCTCCTATTTTATTTCTATATGAAACAGCTAATTCTGCACCTGTATTTATAACACTTCCGCCGTTTATCCAAGGTGCATCTGCTCCTGCTGTAGCTTGCACAGAAGGATTAATTAACCAGTCTTTTTGTTCTTTTCGATACCAATCAAAAGTTACATTTAATTTAGAATTAAACAGTCTGGCATCAAAACCAAAATCTAGTTCTTCGGCTGTTTCCCATTGTATATTTGGGTTTGCCAAACGATAAGCGTACGATCCTGGTGTTAAAGCACCTTCTTCGTTACCAAATGTGTAATTTGTATTACTTATTCGTATTGGAGATAGGTATTGGAAATTGCCTGCATTTTGGTTACCTACTTGCCCCCAACTAGCTCTTAGTTTAAAATGACTTAACCAATTAGCTTTATCTTCCATAAAGTTTTCTTTGGTTATCACCCAACC carries:
- a CDS encoding family 43 glycosylhydrolase, whose product is MNILLFHKKRLTLSFWLILSVFVVNAQKQYNQDLVESGEFINPIFSGDYPDPSILVDGDDFYMVHSSFDYYPGLTIWHSKDLINWNPIANPLTKNVGSVWAPDLVKYDDKFYIYLPVNSTNYVIVADDISGPWSDPIDLKIGRIDPGHVADDDGNRYLYFNDGGYVPLSKDGLSVIGDFKPSYDGWEIPRDWTIECFCLEGPKFFKRGDYYYITVAEGGTAGPATGHMVISARSKSPLGPWENSPYNPIIRAESQQDKWWSVGHATIIEAKPNDWWMVFHGYEKDHYNMGRQTLLAPVEWTDDGWFKLPNDFDLEKPLNKPNLPEFKSDYRLSDNFEGNSLHPKWKFFKNYDANRFQVKNNSLTIKAKGNSIPESSPLLIIPAHHSYSAQVEIELKDGAVGGLVMFYNEKGSSGVLADKNNIIANLRGWQFVTEKNVINRRVFLKIENNNHIVDMYYSLDGKTWQKIESSLEVSGYHHNVLSGFLSLRIGLVAIGEGEVTFKNFKYKAIKK
- the galB gene encoding beta-galactosidase GalB — its product is MKTENKVANRKINFSNDWQFVLTEDDTLSENIVWRHLNVPHDWSIEGGFNKNNPANLGGGYLPGGLGWYKKTFQVKDASKETFIQFDGVYMNSDVWINGHHLGSRPNGYISFEYDLTPYLKYNGQDNELLVKVDNSQQPNSRWYSGSGIYRNVWLKTVNKLHISQWGTFITTPKVSDKKATVSIDININNNNSEAKEATIVTTIYNHDTELNTTSSALSINKNENKTIHQELAVENPELWSIKTPNLYTAITKILVDKKVVDTYQTSFGIRYFKFDLNKGFLLNGEQVKIKGVCLHHDLGPLGAAVNTRALERQLQIMKDMGVNGIRTAHNPPTPELLDLCDSMGFIVMDESFDMWNNTKTEFDYANNWGKWHKKDLEDFIKRDRNHPSVFIWSVGNEIQEQWNEQGVETAKELKALVRSLDTTRPITVAMNPPVNMPNTDVTTQFDASTVHLNPVAASGELDIIGYNYAHQTYPFHQQNFPNTPFIATETTSGLQTRGYYDKISDTLKRWPVRWDIPFDGGNLGNTVSAYDQVSTPWGSTHEETWKIIKKYDFLSGMYIWTGFDYIGEPTPYVWPSRSSYFGVVDLAGFPKDVYYMYQSEWTDKDVLHLFPHWNWSEGETVDVWAYYNHADEVELFVNDQSQGIRKKEGDDLHVMWRIPFEAGTLKAVSRKDGHVVLEKEIKTASEPSTLKLTADRQTLNANGNDLSFVTVDVVDDKGTIVPTAQNQLHFSVEGEGKIVGVANGNPTNHESFKGDTHKALNGKCLVIVQATNNQGNIKLTVTSEGLKSQEISIITK
- a CDS encoding RagB/SusD family nutrient uptake outer membrane protein, producing the protein MKRLNKYMFVLGLLTIVSCSDDFLDTKPVTEPTDSNYYQIPEHAYAALVGCYDGLQVVTGASGLSIYTASEIMSDDCFGGVGNNDGFNHQAIDEFDINRAPGYQNLFNDTWIKYYQALYRCNVLIQKIDQIDWTNNEQTRDRYEAEARFIRAYLYFDMVKLWGNIPLLTEPSEDIIPPATPDEVYTVIAQDLMYASENIPEESYSAVPNGRVTRWAAKAMLARVYLYYTGYYGQSDLVGLVSQSEALAHLEDVISLSGHGLVSDFKNLWPAACPEIDGEESTYVGEANQEIVFSIKYTYTSDYNGNTDGNHWMVLFGMREFMSYPYGRGWGVTVNSKLYDLYDDTDSRRFATVIAVDEEEVPFDNIEGQREYTGYYNKKYTPRSEYDPETGALVDATEIVNAADFQLGNFQDYFAIRYSDVLLMAAELGSGSAQQYFDQVRQRAYGNNFTPLSVNQDNILEERHLEFALEGIRYWDLLRQGVGEAAAEIAESTTLLNGGIETVKTIDGGNLLETQGLSQIPNTQITLSGGTLEQNPGW
- a CDS encoding glycoside hydrolase family 97 protein, producing the protein MTQRFLLVLLLTVAFFSCEKETKTPTQYVLQSPEKANTITFTLDNGMPTYMVNHGDKEVLTPSKLGFVFKNNDSLASNLEVVNTKEMAFDETWEQVWGEKHNIRNNYNGLLVELQEKTNAKRKLNIEFRAFDDGVAFRYIFPKQNVQDSIFIMNELTEFNLKDDGDSWWIPAYKTNRYEHLFTQTKVSQIDSVHTPYTIKSNGGLYLSLHEADLKNYASYTVAKKQGTHLDLDLMPWSDGVKVRTTDSFQTPWRTLQIAEKPGDLIDSYLVLNLNEPNKLDDLSYIETYKYTGIWWGMHISKYTFYEGPKHGASTENSLEYIDQTKKLGVHHMLIEGWNKGWTPTWYENKMHEFSFTQPTDDFDYNKVVDYANKNDVKIIGYHETGSNIINYKKQIDAGMQLYKDLGIHDVKIGQVGDMLNMKEWHGSQFGVEYYRWVLEKAAQYQLTVNFHEPIKDTGERRTYPNMMAREGARGQEYNAWSEGNPPSHTALLPFTRLLSGPMDFTPGVIDIMQESGFNGRRVHTTAAKQLALYVVFYSPIQMLADLPENYIGKPEFQFLADVPTDWEDTKVINAEIGEYITTVRKDINSNDWYLGSITNEEARDFEIDLSFLDEGTYEAQIYADAEGTDIDNNPAKVTISKQEVTANDKLPLHLGAGGGAAVRFKKL
- a CDS encoding GH39 family glycosyl hydrolase, whose product is MSFSQNERLISVDVNQPLGELNTMFKECIGAGRANEGLRADWQQQLAMVKQDCDFKYIRMHGLLTDDMGVYKEDENGNPQYNYQYIDVLYDYILSIGMKPFVELGFMPNYLASDDKTIFWWKGNITPPNDYDKWQALIENLITHWTERYGSDEVKTWYFEVWNEPNLDGFWSGTQNEYFKLYDYTARAVKNVNPAYRIGGPATAGNGWVNETIEFTDKNNVPIDYISTHSYGVKHGYLDELGTSGTILNEDPWSVSGEVIDVRKKMDSLSKQHLELHYTEWSSSYTPADPIHDSYHQAAYILQKIKQIGHAANSMSYWVFTDIFEEAGPRFTPFHGGFGLLNYQGIKKPAYYAYEFMNKLGTTELKNTDTQSWATKTDNNVQILLWDFTHTHPGDNELNQTYYKQELPSKSKGNVQVNISNLSKGTYILELYKVGYKHNDAYTAYLNMGSPNQLTRAQVKALKEISSGKPVLTETIKVKNTAFEKSIPVNENDVVLLKLIKQ